The following coding sequences are from one Amblyraja radiata isolate CabotCenter1 chromosome 40, sAmbRad1.1.pri, whole genome shotgun sequence window:
- the LOC116967636 gene encoding tubulin alpha chain-like, producing the protein MPTDSTIGGGDDSFNTFFSETGAGKHVPRAVFIDLEPTVIDEVRTGTYRQLFHPEQLITGKEDAANNYARGHCSIGKEIVDLVLDRIRKLADLCTGLQGFLIFHSFGGGTGSGFTSLLMERLSVDYGKKSKLEFSVYPAPQISTAVVEPYNAVLVTHCTLEHSDCAFMVDNEAIYDLCRRNLDIERPTYTNLNRLLAQIVSSITASLRFDGALNVDLTEFQTNLVPYPRIHFPLVTYAPIISAEKAYHEELSVPQLTNACFEPANQMVKCDPRQGKYMSCCMLYRGDVVPKDVNASIATIKTKRSIQFVDWCPTGFKVGINYQPPTVVPGGDLAKVQRALCMLSNTTAISMAWSRLNLKFDKMYAKRAFVHWYVGEGLEEGEFQDAREDMASLEKDYQEVAVDSADLERRGEEEE; encoded by the exons ATGCCCACCGACTCGACCATCGGAGGCGGCGACGATTCGTTCAACACCTTCTTCAGCGAGACGGGGGCGGGCAAGCACGTACCAAGGGCCGTGTTCATCGACCTGGAACCCACGGTGATcg ACGAGGTGCGGACCGGCACCTACCGCCAGCTCTTCCATCCCGAGCAGCTCATCACCGGCAAGGAGGACGCGGCCAATAACTACGCCCGGGGCCACTGCTCCATCGGCAAGGAGATCGTGGACCTAGTCCTGGATCGCATCCGGAAGCTG GCCGATCTCTGCACCGGACTCCAGGGGTTCCTCATCTTCCATAgtttcggcggcggcaccggctcgggcttcacctccctcctcatggAGAGACTCTCCGTGGACTACGGCAAGAAATCCAAACTGGAATTTTCCGTCTACCCGGCGCCGCAGATCTCCACAGCCGTGGTCGAGCCCTACAACGCGGTGCTGGTCACCCACTGCACCCTGGAGCACTCCGACTGCGCCTTCATGGTGGACAACGAGGCCATTTACGACTTGTGCCGGCGGAACCTGGACATCGAGCGCCCAACCTACACCAACCTCAACCGCCTGTTGGCGCAGATCGTGTCGTCCATCACCGCCTCGCTGCGCTTCGACGGGGCCCTCAACGTGGACCTTACTGAGTTCCAGACCAACCTGGTCCCCTACCCGCGCATCCATTTCCCGCTCGTCACCTACGCTCCCATTATTTCGGCCGAGAAGGCTTACCACGAGGAACTGTCCGTTCCACAACTGACCAACGCATGCTTCGAGCCGGCCAACCAGATGGTGAAGTGCGACCCTCGCCAGGGCAAGTACATGTCGTGCTGCATGttgtaccgcggggacgtggtgccCAAGGACGTCAACGCCTCCATCGCCACCATCAAGACCAAGCGCTCCATCCAGTTCGTGGACTGGTGTCCGACCGGGTTCAAG GTGGGCATCAACTACCAGCCCCCGACTGTGGTGCCGGGGGGCGACCTGGCCAAGGTGCAACGCGCCCTCTGCATGCTGAGCAACACCACCGCCATCTCCATGGCCTGGTCCCGTCTCAACCTCAAGTTCGACAAGATGTACGCCAAGCGGGCCTTTGTCCACTGGTACGTGGGAGAGGGGCTGGAGGAAGGGGAGTTCCAGGACGCGCGGGAGGACATGGCGTCGCTGGAGAAGGACTACCAGGAGGTGGCCGTGGATTCCGCCGACCTGGAGAGACGGGGTGAAGAGGAAGAATAA